The Lutra lutra chromosome 1, mLutLut1.2, whole genome shotgun sequence genomic sequence AGGAGGGTGCGGGGAGGACactgttccttttccttcccgTCTTCATTCTTTCAGGCCCGGATGCACTGTACCCTTCAGGACAATCTGATGGGAAAGGAAAATTCCTGGAGGGGATCCCCTTCCCAAAAAGCCACACAAGtgaatttaaatatatgcaaGTTGTTATAGGACACACAAACCCggtcctccctccccagggaggTTCTAGAAGTGGTTACCATCCATGGCcagtctttctcttcctctactaTGAAGTGGGAGGCTAGACAGACAGACACTGGGGCTGAGGCccattcattgagcacctactgtgtgcatgcctgtgtgccCACTGCTGGGGACTCAGCAGGATCCAGGTGGAACCATATTGCTCACAGGAACTTGACACTGACCAAGCCAGCAGATAAACGCACATAGGTTTCAGAAGCTGATGGTTGAGTGAAGCAAGGTCAGAGATGGAGTGGGCCTGGGGGCCTATGGGGTGGGAACTCTTGGAGGAGGTGAGTGCAGACCTGCAGGCAGAGATGAGCCAAGCTTGGAGAGATGCAGGGGGaatagccagtgcaaaggccctgaggtacaAACAAATGGAGTAAGCAGAGTTGAGTGAGGACAGGGAAGGCCACAAGGGACCCTGAGTCTTGGCCAAGGGTGTGGATTTTATTTTgagggtgctggggggagggcatTGGAGAGTTTGGAGCAAGAGGGACCTAATGAGACTTACAGACTCTGAAAAGCCCACCATGTCCATGGCAGTGATTGTGGGGTGAGAAGAAATGGGTGGATTCGGAATGTGATCTGGAATTCCAGGATGTGAGAGGGGGCCCAGAGTTTGGAACCATGAAGGGTGGGCGGGACCATCTTCTTTAGGGTTGGAGGGCGCAGGGTGGGGAGATGCAGTGGGACCTTCCCTGACTGTGTAGTTCCCACATGGACAGGGAGCAGGCAGGACCCCGTTGGTGAagcgggaggggcagggagatCCCCCATGGCCCGCAGCTGCAGTCTGAGCACAAGGGGCAGGAATGTCAGTGTGTTTGCTTGGCTGtctgctgtccccacccctgcttgctgCCAGGGAGCACCCCCATGGCTCCCTGGAGACATGGCAGGGGTCAGGGGTGAGAGGCTGTGAGCTACTCTGGCTCTAGCAGGACCTTCTGGGTATCTGGCTTTGAACTTCTCCCCTGCACTCAGTAAAAGCAAACCATTTCTATTGATGGTGCCGTAGCTTCCTGAGAGAGTCCGCCATTGTTAAGCCCTGAGGATTCCAACTGTGGTTCTAGGGGTCCACGACTCTTAGGTAGTCTCTCCTGGTTTCAGAATCTGGCTCAGGTCTTCTGGAACCCCTGCCCGGCTTGTCTTATCTTGGTGCCTGCCCTTGCTCAATGGTTCTCTCAGGAGTGGGGGCAGTGCAGAGAGGggcaacttgtgatctctccccctCGGCTCCCAGTCCTGCCAGGTGTGGCACTTGGCACCTGGGCAAACCCTGGGACAGGGCCTGGGAGCCCCCAGCCAACCAGAGGGGCCATCAACGATCCTGGAGGCCAGCCCTGCCTCATGGGCCTCACACCGAAGGGCTCGTTACTGCCAGACTCCAGTTTTGCTGTTGTTCTGCTTGGTTCCCACTCTTGAGCTATCTCTTGAGAGGGCTCTGTTCAGCAGCCCTTATCTCCAGCCAGCGCCCAGGCAACCGCTCTGTGCAGGGTTTGGGTGTGGGCGGGTAGGTGGGCAATGCAGATTCCCAGGTAGGTGGTTACACAGTGGAGGGGTCTGTGGGCAAACTTACTGACGATGAGTAGATGGCAGGGCGGGTGGATGACCAGATATATCAGGGAGCTGGGGCTCACTCCTCCTCAGTGGGAAGGTCCCTCAGTAAGGGACGGATACCATCCTCCGGCTGGTTGGGGCAGAGCCCTCCCACCTGGTTCCCAGGCTGTACATGGATGAAGCCTTGAAGCCCCGGGTGGGATGGAGGTGCACAGTGGGCCTTTGTGGGGCCCAGGCCTTCCACTTTCCTGGCGGTGTATCCTCTCTAGCTCATCTTTAGTCTTCCCACACCCAGAACCAACCACACCTTACATGGTAAGAAACTAAAGCTGAATGGGTAGTGATTTGCCCTAGGCACAACCATCAGGGCTCACGTCAAGGCCAAGTCACAAGTGACGGAAAACCTCCAGATTACAGCCTAAGCTGTActgctgtttccttctctctcctcttatcaCATAGACACAGGCTGATACCCAAAGTCCTTCAATCTTATTGCTCCAGTGTGGCTTCTTACTGGCCAAAGATGGCTGCCGGAGCACCAGACATTGTGCCTATATTCCAGCCAGATGGGTTATTTCCTGGAAATGGCACACATCGCTGTGGCTAGTATCAGTTACCCCTTAATGAAAAGAAGGCTGGGAAATCTTCTTTGTGGGTGGCATCTAGATATGGAGATCCTATTACGGAGGATGAAGTATTTGGGGACAACTAGAGGTGTCTGCCTTAAGTCACAAAAGATTAATGACATTAACAAGgcaaaaaactcaaaaaattctAGCCTGGCTGGCCCCAAAATACAGCTTAAAGAACATCAAGTGCCTTGGAAGAATTTGCAGCATATATGGGGGAAATAGATTTTCAGGGTTTTGCCCATATATGAAAGAAGCTTTTACAAAACAGTAACTTAAAAAACGACCGGCAGCCCCATGAGGGGAGACAAAGCCATAcaaattcattttacagagaagtgCCTACTTCTTAAGAAGACAAATATAAATccctaaaatgtgatttttttttttcccagccatCAAAGTTTACTAACCAATGGTACTGGCAAAGCTGGGAGAAAACAGACCTTATTATTAAATAACAGGCCTTATTATTAAATACTATGGGGAGAGTAAATTGGTGTACCtacagggtggggcggggggggttgGCAGGTCAGAAATTAAAAGCTTGGGTCCAGCCACTTGGGGCCCTGTTTATCACCACCCTTTCTCCATGTGATGCACAGGTGAGGGACAGTCACTGGCTGTCCTCACACTTTTCCGGGTCCCAGACTTACTAAACCTGTCCTGGGGCCAAGGAGGAATACATGTGGTCTCCACCCTCCTCAGACTCCATCTGGGGGGACATCAAAAATCCACCTGTTGTCCCCGGAATACACGTGTGGCTTACAATCCTCGGTGAGGCCGAACCAGTGATGATCCGTAGGCGTCCAGGCAGAAGGCTCAGTACATGCAAAGGCGTTtgaaagcgggggggggggggggggggggggacgacgACGACGACAGCCAGTGCAGATCTGGGAAGCCTGGTACTCTGTCCCCAGGTCCTTCTTGGGACAGTGGCTGGCTGTGCCCACGCCCTGCCTTGGGCACCTCTCCAAACATAGGTAGGGCCTGAAGTGAGCCGGTTTTCTGGAAGCCACCAGGATCGATCATGCCAATGAGCTATCCCACctcaagtgggggaagggaggctgtACCCTTGCCTGGGACACTCCAGGCCTGACTGCTCCCCAGACCCTCACCCACACTGCCTTTTTGTGCCCTGGCTTCTTCCAGTTCCGTGGCTCTCTGTGACAGCAGGCAGATCTTGGCTGACCTTAGCCCCCAGCGCCTACAGTTGTGACTCTCCAAGTATTGTCCACTGAGTAAATCTGCCGAGTGCCCTAACCTTCTGATGAGGACTCGCTCAGTGTGGGCCAgggctgcccaaggtcacacaccaaGGACAGACACTTCCCAAGAACTGCCCTCCTAGCCGCGCCTCAGCCTCCTGATTGAGGGGCTCAGCCAGGGTGGGATTAGCTTCATGCCTGGAATTCCCCAGGGCCTCAAGTGGTTTCCTGGAAACTGATACCAACGGTGAGACCTTGAACTTCTTGGGCAGGATCAGGGCGTCCTTCAAGGGGCCGGCACCTAGTGAAGGGGGAAACCACCACAGCACAGCAAGCTCATGGCCCTCTCCAGGGCCCCTTGGTGTCTGCTCTGAGGATCCTGGAACTAACGACTAGGGCTCTGAGAGGGGAAACCCCACAGGTGGGATGAACCAACCCCATCATCCTGGCTCCTTCCAGGCATCTAACATCTGACTGCCATATCTCACCAGACACGAACTGAAGCCTCTAATAAGAAGGTGGGACAGGTTTAGGGGCCAAACCTAGGGGCCTGCAAAACACCCTCCAAAGCTCACAGCAGAAGGCTACCTGCTGGGGCCGCAAACTGGGCCttccagccccaggaccctgcccATGAGAGCCCCTTGCTGGATGAAACCCTGGGGAGCCAAGTGGGCAGGAGAGTGCTTGGAGGTGTGGCTTTTGGCACTCCTGGGgctccctttctggagaaatcagGTGCCTGGGCCCCACTTCCAGAGAGGAGGACCCCTCCCCAAGCAGAGAACTCATAGCGTGGCTGTGCCCTCTTGAGTTCTACAgggaatacaaagaaaataagagtgTCTGAGCACCCTGGTTTTCCCAAGAAGTTTATTCGGGCAGACCTGGAGACACACGGAGGCTCTGCACCTAAAAGAAGGTGTTGGGCCTCTTGGTGGTGAAGCGTGGCTTGTGCTGGCGACGCAGAACCCGGTGGGGCAGTGGGAacttgatcttggagtcctgtGATAAGGAGAGATGGCTGAGTGGGGGGTGGAAGCCTCTCAACCTAGTCTTCCAGGGGCCACTGAGGTGTGGCAACCCCCCACTGGGCTCCTGCGTCAAACCCAGTGCCTCCCTGCAGCTCCCGAGGCTGGGGGACAGTGGAGTAGCTGGGGCAGCTCCACGGTCCAgggaagcccccctcccccgagCCTGCCCAGCAGGGCCCTGGGCACTCACGTGGAACTGCTTGACTGCTGGCCGGCGGCACTTGCTGGCTGCCATCTCCTCCACCTTCATGATCTGGATCGAGTGCGCTCGGGCACGGTGTCGGGCACCCATGTCTCGGTctgcagggaaggaggcagagggcgAATGTGCACCCCGGGATCTGGGCATTCCTCAAACCTCCCATCAAGTGCTGGCCTAGAGGGACCCCAACTTGGGGATTGGGTGGCTGGAGCCTCTGGCCCCAGCAAACACTAGCGTTATCAGGGGTGTAGAACCTCCAAATTCACTTTGAGGGGCACGGCCACAGCCCCCCAAAGGCGACGAGATCCACTTGCTGTTAGCACCTCTGTTTAAACCGCTGCTATGAGAAACAGCAGTTCTTGGGTTGAGGTGCTTGGGTTTGGCCTCTGGCAGGTAACCCGCCCTAGGAGCACCGGGGCCACCAGCGCCAGATCCCAACAGACAGGGCCGGGGCTAGGGGCTAGACTGTGGGTGGGAATTATGTCTGCAGAAGTGAAGGACCCTGAAGCTCCACCTGCTGGCAGGTTCCAGAAGAAGAGGCGCCTGGAGCATCCTCTCCACTCCCgccccccaaccaccacccctGGACTGCCTGATCCCCTAATCCAAGAAGCCTCTGGCACTCTGGCACTCCTGCCTCAGTTTGGCAGGGAGTGGGCAGGAAGCAGGGTGCAGGCTGACTGGGCTGCAGATCCCTGCAACAGGAGCCCTAagggaggactgggtgtggtcCCGTCAGCTCACAGCACTGGGTGACGGCGCCCGCGGTGGTCAGGTCCCGGTACTCCCGGTACATGTTGTGGGTGCCGCTTCTCGAGTCATAGCGCAGCCAGATGCCGAAGTTCTTCACTCGCAAGGGGGATTTCTCGAACACCTAAGTGCCAGAGACACTGGCTGAGACAAGAAGGCCAGCAGCCTTGCTAATCCTCTTCCCCAGGCCTCTCTTGTATCTGTTTCCCAGTTCTTGAATCTCAGAGCACAGGAAAGCAACCTGCCGTCCTAGACAAATCCCCATGGCAACAGTGGAGCGGACACGGCCAGCCAGGCTGGCACACCTCCCCGATGTGGACCATCAGCTCAACTCCTCCCAAACACTACTCTCCCAAGACTACCTGGGCCCAAAAGCAGCTACCACCCTGCAGGTGTCTGATGCAGAGCCCAGCGCCCATCACAGCAAAGGTGCTCAGGTGACAGCACCTCTGCCTACTTTATATAAGAGACTCAGCCAAAGCACTGGCCTCAGCCGAGGTGTCCGGGCATACCAGCCACACACTTCCCGGGCCTTGGGCTCTCTCACCGGGAAAAGGGCAGTGAGGTTATCCACCCCATCCCAACCTAGGGCTTAATTACCACATGCGAACAAGCCAGGGTTTATGAAGTCTGGGAATTCTGTGGGGTGAGGAACCCCCACGGGAATGTGTCAATCCACTCCAGACCCCACCCTGCTCTCAGACACCCCGTACCTGTCCACAGTAGACGATTTCCCCTGAGGACTTCTTCATCTTTTTCAGCTGAGACACAAAGTACCAAAAGCGGGACTTGGCGACGACGTGATTAGGTGCAAAGATTCGCATGCGATACAGGGGCGGAGTGCGACAtttgggggtgggcaggcagcGCCCCACCACCTTGTACTCTCGCAGCTGAAACACAAACAGGAGTTGAGGTGGGGCCTGACCCAGTGCCCTGAGGCCAACTGTGAGATTCACCTTGCTTCCTTTCCCAAGCTTGGtgagaactgaaatcaggagagTGAGAAAAGACTGTCCCATCACAGGGCATCCATATGGAATCCCGGTGACTGTGTCATGCCAACTGTCCCAGCCTTCCCAAAACAGGGATCGAGGGCAGGGAGAGTTAAGATGCCTGGCTaccctctgccttggctcaggaaAGCTGGGCAGGGCTGTCAATCTGGCTGTCCTTCCCTTTCCGTTTATATTCCTGTGAAAGCAGCTGAAGCCTAAACCTGCAGGCTTCTTCCTTCACAGCATCTTTGCAGCTCACATCTTCCCAAAGTGCTCTTTCACTCTGGGGCCCAAAGACAGTGGCCAGCCTGGGATCTCACAGCCCACTCCAGGCAGAACCAGGACAAGTATCCAGTTCCCTTTCCAGGCCTGCTGCCATGGGATCTGCAACTGCTTCAGTATTCACAGCAGCAGTCCAAAGGGGTTTGTTTGGACTTCCCAGTGCTCTCCCCATTTACAAAGATGCAAAGACAAAGACGTCGGCTAAAGCCAAACACTGCGATATGTTACAACGAACCCACCTTCGTAAATGACTCGTcaatcattttattaatataagaATGGAGCCAAATATCGCAAACTTGTCTCCTACTTCCATGTCTCAATGTGATTAATCAGTCCCGCGGACCACCTGCTCAGGAAAAGACCGATGCAGCTGGCCTCTTCCCCAGcgtggaaactgaggctggggagcTGTACAGGACCCACCCTGTTTCTCCCGAGGGCTCGCTCTTCCATCTCTGCGCCACAGCGCCCTCTGATTTTACTAAGCACTTGCCACGATAAACCTCCCCTTGTCAGCTCGGGTTGTTTTCTACTTCTTACAGCCCCgtcaggaaacaagaaatatTAATGTTTCCTCCCACCGTGACCACTTTGCAAATGGGGGACCCGAGATTTAGAAGATCGACTAAGTCCCGTGGCTCGAACTTCCAAGCCGCGCAATTTGTCCCTTCCCCTGGAAAAGAGAGCCGACCTCTCCGGCCCCCGAGATTCCCCAGCGGGTCGGAACCATGGCACCAGCCTCCCCACGCGGCGCCGCAATGGCCGCCATGTTGGCTGGGCCTGGGGGCGATGGCGCGCGGTGGCACCGGACCCGACCAAGAGCGCTTTCCCGCTACGCGGCCAACGCCACCTGCCGGCGCCCCCGAATCGATCCGCACTGCACTACCCGGTCCCCGGGCCCGCCGCGCTCGCCTTACTGTGCCCGAGGCCTTCATGGCGCTCTCTCCACTTTCGCCGCCGCACGAGAAAGGAAGTGACTTTCCTCGCGCAGCCGCTCACCAAGACTTCGTTGACGGAAGTCCCGCCTCTTGCAAGCTGCGCGCCCATTGGCTTCTCGTTCCGACGCTCAACAAGATCTGCTTTTTCACTGGCTCCAGATCCACCAACCTTTCACAGCCCCTCCTTCTTCCACAGCGAAACTACACGTGAGGGAGCGCCACGagcccctccctttcctccatgGCCGTAAAGGAGCGTCGTGCTCAGCACGCCGGGAGTCGTAGGCACCCGGGAAGGTCTGGGTGGTAGTTTGAGCGTTCCACTTCCAGGGAACGCAGGGAATGCTCGCGTGTAGAATTTATTTCCTTACTGCTTTATATTTCATGAAGTGACTATTTTCTAgtgtaatattttaattcttttaatgatttttatatatgtttaatattttttcttttaatatttaattttttaagttatctttacACCCAAGGTAGggtttgaattcacaaccctgagaacaggagtctcatgctccacccatgagccagccaggccctgggaccctacattttttaagttatttccttagtggttgctctagggCTTAACACATATAAATTTAGAATCTCTTAgctgccttaattttttttttaaagattttatttatttgacagagagagagagattagaagtagagaggggcagagagaagggagggggaagcaggctccccgcgagcaGAGAGcgggacacagggctccatcctaggaccctgagatcatgacctgagcggaaggcagaggcgtaacccactgagccacccaggggcccctgctgcCTTAATTTTAATGAGATTTAGAAATGTTACTACTGTATGATTAATTTCCTCTACCCCCCCTTTTGtctcattattgttattattttgttactaTTGTTAAACGTATTATATCTACGTATGTTACAAACCTAAATACATTGTTGCAATTGTCACTTAAAATTCTatggcttggggtgcctgggtggctcagtgggttaagcctctgcctttggctcaggtcatgatctcaggattctgggattgaacccccccATTGAGGGTGGACATTTAGGTCTTGAAAAACCAGATAActggtgggagaggaggatgAGGGGTGGAGTGTAGTCAGGGGACCCCGCCTGCCTCCTACTGCCTCTGACTTCTTTCCTGCTCAGGACAGCAGGCAACAGGCGACTCCACCCTGACGACGGTGCCGCGAGTGTCCACCAGGTGGCAGCAGAGCTCTCGCCTCGGCTGTGCCGCTGAGGCCAAGAGCCTGGACGCTGGTGTGGGTGCGGCGGGAATAAGTTCATAACTCACAGATGGTTCCCGGGCGTATTGTCTCttcgggcctcagtttccccatccttGGGGGATGAGGCTAATAATAGTTTCCAGCTCTTGGGGTTATGAGATTTAAATGGCGTATAATGTTCGGACTGGGGAGGCAGGGGCCCTTGCCCTGGAGCTGTGCCACTCCAGCCTGCTTGAACTGCCAGcgccgggcctcagtttccccaggctgcaggcagggagtgggagagtagAAAAAGGTACTGGAAAACGACAGCAGGCTGGCTGCACAAATCGAGGgctgggagggatggagagggggccagaggagggggagcagggatggcaggtgaggagaagggagaggggaggtgtag encodes the following:
- the RPL18A gene encoding 60S ribosomal protein L18a isoform X1, which translates into the protein MGAQLARGGTSVNEVLVSGCARKVTSFLVRRRKWRERHEGLGHSKLREYKVVGRCLPTPKCRTPPLYRMRIFAPNHVVAKSRFWYFVSQLKKMKKSSGEIVYCGQVFEKSPLRVKNFGIWLRYDSRSGTHNMYREYRDLTTAGAVTQCYRDMGARHRARAHSIQIMKVEEMAASKCRRPAVKQFHDSKIKFPLPHRVLRRQHKPRFTTKRPNTFF
- the RPL18A gene encoding 60S ribosomal protein L18a isoform X2, whose translation is MKASGTLREYKVVGRCLPTPKCRTPPLYRMRIFAPNHVVAKSRFWYFVSQLKKMKKSSGEIVYCGQVFEKSPLRVKNFGIWLRYDSRSGTHNMYREYRDLTTAGAVTQCYRDMGARHRARAHSIQIMKVEEMAASKCRRPAVKQFHDSKIKFPLPHRVLRRQHKPRFTTKRPNTFF